A region from the Triticum aestivum cultivar Chinese Spring chromosome 3D, IWGSC CS RefSeq v2.1, whole genome shotgun sequence genome encodes:
- the LOC123078507 gene encoding pentatricopeptide repeat-containing protein At3g49240, mitochondrial gives MALSKPLFSRLLPFSLRLPVRPQHRLLCLATPTDLPDAPTDASAERRRRKRRLRVEPPSSRGPTPQRTPGGPRPSSNPNALKLPEPASVLSGKRLDLHRRILTLVRENDLDEAALLTRHSIYSNCRPTVFTCNTVLAALLRQARYADLLSLHRFVTQASVAPTVATHNLLLQAYCDCRRPETALEHFRLLLKDDSPVLPSPTTYRILARSLAENGKLDLALELKDGMLERGLIAPDPQVYAFVMGGFVNAGDGDTAVSLYEELKEKLGGGLILDGVVYGNLMKGYFLKGMEKEAMDCYTEVLGEGSKVRFEAVSYNMVLDALGRNGRLDDAVELFDRMCKEHDPPRRIAVNLGSFNVMVDAYCRVERFQDAIEVFGKMGDKSCTPDALSYNSLIDWLGKNELVGEAEGLYKEMGERGINPDEYTYVLLIESCFRVDNVDDAVCYFNKMFDVGLRPNANAFNKVISGLVKVDRIDEAQGFFDLMPEKEVKPNIASYESLLRAYINVARLDDAIKMAKGILLDESIVFTDELKALLDGALQKEGRNGDMTKLYEDVETEKAEAAARAAEEKARAEALAKEEEEKKKAEAKTKEESAARASRAAIDAVLGRKSGAENGESSQEMSVEEAQVVESHSDAVGAAEQNEGDDQKKESVDATSQVIASSS, from the coding sequence ATGGCGCTCTCGAAGCCCCTCTTCTCCCgcctccttcccttctccctccGCCTCCCCGTCCGCCCCCAGCACCGTCTCCTCTGCCTCGCCACCCCCACCGATCTCCCGGATGCTCCCACCGACGCctccgccgagcgccgccgccgcaagcGCCGCCTCCGCGTGGAGCCGCCGTCCTCCCGCGGCCCGACCCCCCAGcgcacccctggagggccccgcccCTCGTCTAACCCCAACGCTCTCAAGCTCCCCGAGCCAGCGTCGGTCCTCTCCGGCAAGCGCCTCGATCTCCATCGCCGCATCCTCACGCTCGTCCGCGAGAACGACCTCGACGAGGCGGCGCTCCTCACCCGCCACTCCATCTACTCCAACTGCCGCCCCACCGTATTCACCTGCAACACAGTACTAGCGGCGCTCCTCCGCCAGGCGCGCTACGCGGATCTCCTCTCCCTGCACCGCTTCGTCACCCAGGCCTCCGTCGCGCCCACCGTCGCCACCCACAACCTCCTCCTTCAGGCCTACTGCGACTGCCGTCGCCCTGAAACCGCGCTGGAGCACTTCCGTCTCCTACTCAAGGACGACTCCCCTGTCCTCCCATCCCCCACCACATATCGCATCCTTGCCCGATCCCTCGCCGAGAACGGCAAGCTCGATCTGGCGCTCGAGCTCAAGGACGGCATGCTCGAGCGTGGCCTTATCGCCCCCGACCCCCAGGTCTATGCGTTTGTCATGGGTGGTTTTGTCAACGCCGGGGATGGTGACACGGCGGTCTCACTGTACGAGGAGCTTAAGGAGAAGCTTGGTGGCGGGCTGATCCTTGATGGTGTGGTGTACGGGAACCTTATGAAGGGCTACTTTCTAAAGGGTATGGAGAAGGAGGCCATGGATTGCTACACCGAGGTGCTTGGAGAGGGATCCAAGGTGAGATTTGAGGCTGTTAGCTACAACATGGTGCTTGATGCGCTTGGTAGGAATGGGAGGTTAGATGATGCAGTCGAGTTGTTTGATAGGATGTGCAAAGagcatgacccgcccaggaggatTGCTGTGAATCTTGGTAGTTTTAATGTGATGGTTGATGCGTACTGCCGTGTGGAAAGATTCCAGGACGCAATTGAGGTGTTTGGCAAAATGGGTGACAAGAGCTGCACACCAGATGCACTCTCATACAATAGTCTGATTGACTGGCTGGGGAAGAATGAACTTGTTGGTGAGGCAGAAGGACTGTACAAGGAGATGGGGGAGCGTGGTATTAATCCTGACGAATACACTTATGTCTTGCTCATTGAGTCCTGCTTCAGGGTTGATAATGTGGATGACGCCGTTTGTTACTTCAATAAGATGTTTGATGTTGGTCTCAGGCCCAATGCCAATGCCTTTAACAAAGTCATAAGTGGCCTGGTGAAGGTTGATAGGATTGACGAGGCACAGGGGTTCTTTGATCTGATGCCCGAAAAGGAGGTCAAGCCAAACATTGCTAGCTATGAATCACTGTTGAGAGCATACATCAATGTTGCAAGGTTGGATGATGCAATTAAGATGGCCAAGGGTATTCTTTTGGATGAGAGTATTGTGTTTACTGATGAATTGAAGGCACTTCTAGATGGGGCATTGCAGAAAGAGGGGAGAAACGGGGATATGACAAAGTTGTATGAGGATGTTGAGACGGAGAAAGCAGAGGCTGCAGCACGTGCAGCTGAAGAGAAGGCTAGAGCAGAGGCTCTTGctaaagaagaagaggagaagaagaaggctgaGGCTAAGACTAAGGAGGAATCTGCTGCCAGAGCAAGTAGAGCAGCTATTGACGCGGTGCTGGGTCGCAAGAGCGGAGCAGAAAATGGTGAATCGTCTCAAGAAATGAGTGTTGAGGAGGCACAGGTTGTTGAATCTCACAGTGACGCTGTTGGTGCTGCAGAACAGAATGAAGGTGATGACCAGAAGAAAGAGTCTGTTGATGCAACGTCGCAGGTCATAGCTTCATCATCTTAG